The Bradysia coprophila strain Holo2 chromosome IV unlocalized genomic scaffold, BU_Bcop_v1 contig_84, whole genome shotgun sequence genome window below encodes:
- the LOC119072860 gene encoding uncharacterized protein LOC119072860 isoform X1, giving the protein MGCGVSRSEKNPVDEVPEHLLATQMAMNGMKTSETVYQAFKRLDQQICKLEAMCPGPRLTTVDAWIEFLESDQHKQLIRSQPFLQNPNDPLDFRENLVKMEKSNIHKLAIQCDIAFNIEKAAKNEEFLASVSKTYLENIEAELLNDIIEHGRSRSKALTESYNTLRLLYAEQDGLLATVSGGTYTSKTEQRLDDQVEVARQIRDKLSAVAEQWNTSANLLKTSAKSAILAAECWNLVQPSRNPNERISQALDCRNQVVQSTVALEYSQKALPHVEFKHVTPRQISAIKHANLYLLTDLANPVRYSHTKRVLDAFQNNVNLAVTWLFDTFNKSLRQDLHHSEDNVISLAKQLRNERLEYIARTIGTNLYVPAVATSK; this is encoded by the exons ATGGGTTGTGGTGTGTCTCGAAGTGAGAAAAATCCAGTCGACGAGGTGCCAGAACATTTATTAGCTACACAAATGGCCATGAACGGCATGAAG ACGTCCGAAACAGTATACCAAGCATTTAAACGATTAGATCAACAAATATGTAAATTAGAAGCGATGTGTCCAGGTCCACGCTTGACAACAGTGGACGCATGGATCGAATTTTTAGAGTCCGATCAGCACAAGCAATTGATTAGAAGTCAGccatttttacaaaatccaAATGATCCGTTggattttcgagaaaatttagTCAAAATGGAAAAGTCTAACATTCATAAG CTAGCCATTCAGTGTGATATAGCGTTTAATATTGAAAaagctgcgaaaaatgaagaGTTCCTAGCGAGTGTTAGCAAAACCTATCTTGAAAATATCGAAGCAGAGCTATTGAATGATATTATTGAACATGGAAGATCTAGATCTAAAGCATTGACAGAAAGTTACAACACTTTACGCTTATTGTACGCAGAGCAGGATGGTCTATTAG CAACAGTATCTGGAGGAACGTATACTTCTAAAACTGAACAGCGACTGGATGATCAAGTGGAAGTAGCACGTCAAATCAGAGACAAACTATCTGCTGTTGCAGAGCAGTGGAACACATCAGCTAATTTGTTGAAAACAAGTGCCAAAAGTGCTATTTTAGCGGCAGAGTGTTGGAATTTAGTGCAACCATCTCG CAATCCAAACGAGAGGATATCCCAAGCGCTTGACTGTCGTAATCAAGTTGTTCAATCGACCGTAGCTCTAGAATATTCGCAGAAAGCCCTACCTCATGTGGAATTCAAGCATGTCACACCAAGACAAATATCGGCAATTAAGCATGCGAATTTGTACTTGCTCACAGATCTAGCAAATCCGGTTCGTTACAGTCACACCAAACGGGTGCTGGACGCGTTTCAAAATAATGTTAATTTGGCCGTAACTTGGTTGTTTGATACGTTCAATAAATCGCTGAGACAAGACTTACATCATTCCGAAGACAATGTCATTTCGTTGGCAAAGCAACTGCGTAACGAGAGATTGGAGTATATTGCTCGGACAATTGGAACTAATTTGTATGTACCAGCTGTGGCCACGTCGAAGTAA
- the LOC119072860 gene encoding uncharacterized protein LOC119072860 isoform X2 codes for MGCGVSRSEKNPVDEVPEHLLATQMAMNGMKTSETVYQAFKRLDQQICKLEAMCPGPRLTTVDAWIEFLESDQHKQLIRSQPFLQNPNDPLDFRENLVKMEKSNIHKLAIQCDIAFNIEKAAKNEEFLASVSKTYLENIEAELLNDIIEHGRSRSKALTESYNTLRLLYAEQDGLLVSGGTYTSKTEQRLDDQVEVARQIRDKLSAVAEQWNTSANLLKTSAKSAILAAECWNLVQPSRNPNERISQALDCRNQVVQSTVALEYSQKALPHVEFKHVTPRQISAIKHANLYLLTDLANPVRYSHTKRVLDAFQNNVNLAVTWLFDTFNKSLRQDLHHSEDNVISLAKQLRNERLEYIARTIGTNLYVPAVATSK; via the exons ATGGGTTGTGGTGTGTCTCGAAGTGAGAAAAATCCAGTCGACGAGGTGCCAGAACATTTATTAGCTACACAAATGGCCATGAACGGCATGAAG ACGTCCGAAACAGTATACCAAGCATTTAAACGATTAGATCAACAAATATGTAAATTAGAAGCGATGTGTCCAGGTCCACGCTTGACAACAGTGGACGCATGGATCGAATTTTTAGAGTCCGATCAGCACAAGCAATTGATTAGAAGTCAGccatttttacaaaatccaAATGATCCGTTggattttcgagaaaatttagTCAAAATGGAAAAGTCTAACATTCATAAG CTAGCCATTCAGTGTGATATAGCGTTTAATATTGAAAaagctgcgaaaaatgaagaGTTCCTAGCGAGTGTTAGCAAAACCTATCTTGAAAATATCGAAGCAGAGCTATTGAATGATATTATTGAACATGGAAGATCTAGATCTAAAGCATTGACAGAAAGTTACAACACTTTACGCTTATTGTACGCAGAGCAGGATGGTCTATTAG TATCTGGAGGAACGTATACTTCTAAAACTGAACAGCGACTGGATGATCAAGTGGAAGTAGCACGTCAAATCAGAGACAAACTATCTGCTGTTGCAGAGCAGTGGAACACATCAGCTAATTTGTTGAAAACAAGTGCCAAAAGTGCTATTTTAGCGGCAGAGTGTTGGAATTTAGTGCAACCATCTCG CAATCCAAACGAGAGGATATCCCAAGCGCTTGACTGTCGTAATCAAGTTGTTCAATCGACCGTAGCTCTAGAATATTCGCAGAAAGCCCTACCTCATGTGGAATTCAAGCATGTCACACCAAGACAAATATCGGCAATTAAGCATGCGAATTTGTACTTGCTCACAGATCTAGCAAATCCGGTTCGTTACAGTCACACCAAACGGGTGCTGGACGCGTTTCAAAATAATGTTAATTTGGCCGTAACTTGGTTGTTTGATACGTTCAATAAATCGCTGAGACAAGACTTACATCATTCCGAAGACAATGTCATTTCGTTGGCAAAGCAACTGCGTAACGAGAGATTGGAGTATATTGCTCGGACAATTGGAACTAATTTGTATGTACCAGCTGTGGCCACGTCGAAGTAA